The genomic interval TTTGGCTGTAGTAATCAAAGAACATTTTATTAAAATCAACGGTAAAGTTATCGACAGCTTGGCGCATTTCAACAATTTTAGTAATGTAAGTAATCACGTTTTTAATATTGGGTGTTACTTCGTGCGTTTGGTAAAAATCATGAAACGCTTTGATGGATTTATTGACCCCTGCACGTTGCTCTTGAAGTGCCTCTTTAGCGATACTTCCTTGACTGGAAAGGTACGAAGCACTGAGCCCCCTCTCTTTGGCAAGTTCAATGGAGAGTGAACTTAAAACCCTGGTACTCTCTATCTTGTTTTTTAGCGTCAGTGTAGTATCAAATTGACTGTACGATAAAAAGAGAAAATAACTCGAAAAGATAAAAAGAATAATCAAGGGGTATTGGCTGATAAGTCGTAACGTATGTTGCGTCGTTAATTTCATGGTCGGCGTCCTTTATTAACTGTTAATAAGTATGTTATAAGCAGAGGCGATCTCTTTACATGTAACGCTCTCTTTGGCTCCTTGGTTGAGGAGTAAAACCGCATCATCATGCTTGATTTTATTTTTGAGATAGGCTTCGGCAAGGTAGCATTTTGCCTTGATATTGCCTTTCATCACCGCTTGTTCTAAGTAGGGAATCGCAAGTGAAGCATTAGCTTCCACCCCTTCACCGTACAAATACATTTTACCAAGGTAAAAATAACCTTGAATGGCATTTTCTTTTTTGATAGAGAGTTCAAATAACTCTTTGGCTTGGGCATAATTGCCCGCTTTATAGGCTAAGGTTGCATCGCGAAAATGATCAGCCAACAGGGGTGAAAGCAGCAGACCAAAAACGAGTAAAATTTTTATCATAGAACATTCTCCTTAAAGTGTGAAACGGCTTTTTGGAGGGCTTGGAGTGTGTGTAAAATTTCCTCTTTGGTGTCAAAATCCAAACTGGTTTCTAAGTGTTCAAACTGGTGGAACAAAGAGAGAATCTGAAGATGAATCGCAACGCTTTTAAGGTGTGAAATTTCCTCTTTTGCTTGATTGCGGTTATTGGCATTGATAGCATCTTTTAGCAGTGGCAACTTGGCATCTAAAGAGACTACATACTCTTCAATGATTTGCGCTAACGTGCTAATATCAAGCCCTAACTCTTCGGCACACTCTGAGAGGTCAAAGACTTCTTCTTCCACCAAAGGTGTGACATCTGATGGTGCGCGCAACTCCTCTACATGTAAGGTTGGATCGTCTAAAAGATCTTCCACTTGATCTTCAGGATAAAACTCCACGGGAGCAACAAAATCAAGATCATGAAGCGTAATTTGATCAATCGAATGGTACGCTTCTGGCGTCTCTTCCACGATTTTTGGCGCTTTATCCTCTTTGGGCTCATCAAGAATCGTATGGTCAAATTTGAGTTTAAAATCAAAGGTATCTTCCAAAAGTGGGGCAGAGGTATTGAGTTTAAAGTCTTGAGCCTCTTCTGTCTCAGGCAGTGAAATCATTGGTGTCGGAAGTGAGACCGTGTAATCCTCTTCAAAAGCCGTTTCCATCAAAGGTTGCGTTGTTTCAAAGCTGATGGGCGCGGTGAGCGATGATGGTGCTTCTTCGCTGAAGGACTCTTCATACGAAATGATAGAAGGAGAAGGTTCTTCAAGCGTTGTGTCAAAATTTTGGGGTGTGTTCATCGAAATAGGCAGGTCACGTTTAAACGAAGGCGCATTACTGATCTCTACGCTGAAAAAAAGTAATGTATTATTGATCTCTTTTTGAAGGTAAATTTCATTAATCAAGAGGGAAGATTCGATCTCTTTACCATTTTTGGTACGGATGAGAACGCGTTTATTGGGCGTGCCACTGTGCTGCGCATAATCGATCCAGCAGAAGTTTTTAAACTTGAAAATGAAGCCTGGTTTATTCACAAAGAGATCGGCAATGTCGCTGTGATAATTACGAAACTCTTCCATGTCTTCGTACCCCAAAAGGTACAACTCTTGGCTCCCCATTCCCAAAAATAGGCCACTTTTATCGTAAAGTATCAAATCACGATCCTTTAATGAACGTTAAAAAGTCAATTTTAACTCACTTATACTTAAAACTAACCTACTTTTTTAAGCCCTGAAATAGATTGCTTCCGAGCTTCTTACCAACGGTGACCTCTAGCTCTTCTTGGCTTGCCGCGTAGATCGCTTCAAAGGTTCCAAAGTAAAGGAGCAATTTTTTAATCGTTGCCGCGCCCACGCCTTCGATTTGCAGAAGCTCCAAACTCATATCGGCTCCTCGTTTTTTCTTCTGATGATACGTGATTGCAAAGCGGTGGGCTTCATCGCGAAGTCTTTGAATAAACTGCAAACGTTTATCACTTGGGGGGAGTTCAAAGGCTTGGTTTTGATTGTACAGAAGATCGTGCGCAGCTCCTTTGGAACGGTTGGCTTTTGCGTCACGTTTCTCTTTGGCAATGGCAAGCAGATCGACCTGCACCCCTTTTTGAGAGAGCAGACTTTTGGCGAGTTTGAGGATGGTTTCACCGCCGTCTAGTACCCAAAGATCGGGCGCAGATTCTTTGGAAAAATCATTAATACGACGCTCTAACATTTCTCTCATTTGGGCATATTCATCCGCGTGGTGAAGTTCATAACGGCGGTAGCTGGATTTATCAAATCCTTCATCCCAAACGACCATCCCGCCTACGGGAGATTTGCCTCCAAGATGCGAGTTGTCGAAAATTTCAATGCGTTTGGGAAGGGAGGTAAAATCAAACAAAGCTTGCATTTGTTCTGCAAGAGAGTTGTTGTTTTTCGTGCTGTGTTGGATTAAAATCGTTTTGGCATTCTCTTGTGCGATGGAAATCAAATGCAGTTTTTCGCCACGTTGAGGAACGCTGATCGTGATCTTTTGCCCAAATTTTTCAGTTAAAAATTGACTGATGGACTCTTGTTCGTTAAAGGATTCGGCGATGAGAATTTGCTTGGCAAAGGTTTGATTCATCGGGTTGTAAAACTCAAAAAGAGCTCGCTGGTACAGCTCCTCTTTTTCAAAACCATACGCATTGTGCATAAGCGTGTGCGACATGGAGACGATTTTACCTCCACGAATAAACAGGCGCATAATCACCGCCGTTTTTTCCATAATTTCAACCGCAAACACATCGTAATCTTCGAGTTTTGAAAGCTCCACATGCGTTACATGTAAAGCGTCCTTGATGGAGTTGATGATGTCACGAAGCTTAGCGGCTTCTTCAAAATTGAGCTTCATCGACGCCTCTTCCATCTTTACATGTAAAAGGTTGACGAGCTTTTTTTGATCATGCAACGATTCGAGCGCTTCTTGGACAATTTTCCCATACGTTTCGGTGTCTATCTTTTGCTCGCAGGGTGCTAAACAGCGGTTAATCTGATAAAAAAGGCACGCTTTTTTGCTTTTCAAACAGCCTCGTTTTTGCACG from Sulfurospirillum multivorans DSM 12446 carries:
- a CDS encoding SEL1-like repeat protein; this translates as MIKILLVFGLLLSPLLADHFRDATLAYKAGNYAQAKELFELSIKKENAIQGYFYLGKMYLYGEGVEANASLAIPYLEQAVMKGNIKAKCYLAEAYLKNKIKHDDAVLLLNQGAKESVTCKEIASAYNILINS
- the uvrC gene encoding excinuclease ABC subunit UvrC; amino-acid sequence: MLAQKLKNAPHNAGIYQYFNAQGMLLYVGKAKSIKNRVKSYFRFSNELCAAPNLSLRIAKMISEVDNVEYIVVQSEHDALILENSLIKQLKPKYNILLRDDKTYPYIAINLSEPFPRFEITRKIVNDKHIKYFGPLSGSAKAFLEALYLAFPLVQKRGCLKSKKACLFYQINRCLAPCEQKIDTETYGKIVQEALESLHDQKKLVNLLHVKMEEASMKLNFEEAAKLRDIINSIKDALHVTHVELSKLEDYDVFAVEIMEKTAVIMRLFIRGGKIVSMSHTLMHNAYGFEKEELYQRALFEFYNPMNQTFAKQILIAESFNEQESISQFLTEKFGQKITISVPQRGEKLHLISIAQENAKTILIQHSTKNNNSLAEQMQALFDFTSLPKRIEIFDNSHLGGKSPVGGMVVWDEGFDKSSYRRYELHHADEYAQMREMLERRINDFSKESAPDLWVLDGGETILKLAKSLLSQKGVQVDLLAIAKEKRDAKANRSKGAAHDLLYNQNQAFELPPSDKRLQFIQRLRDEAHRFAITYHQKKKRGADMSLELLQIEGVGAATIKKLLLYFGTFEAIYAASQEELEVTVGKKLGSNLFQGLKK